The following are from one region of the Periophthalmus magnuspinnatus isolate fPerMag1 chromosome 5, fPerMag1.2.pri, whole genome shotgun sequence genome:
- the pfkmb gene encoding phosphofructokinase, muscle b produces MAQTQPVDPTKMGVGRAIAVLTSGGDAQGMNAAVRATVRVGLYTGAKVYFVHEGYQGLVDGGDNIRPATWESVSMMLQLGGTVIGSARCQDFRTKEGRTRAACNLVKLGITNLCVIGGDGSLTGANQFRTEWAELLQDLLKAGKITAQEAKSSSHLNIVGMVGSIDNDFCGTDMTIGTDSALHRIIEIVDAITTTAQSHQRTFILEVMGRHCGYLALVTALSCGADWVFIPEMPPDNGWEEHLCRRLSDQRGRGSRLNIIIVAEGAMDLKGKPITCDQIKKLVSEKMGFDTRSTILGHVQRGGTPSAFDRILASRMGVEAVMALLEATPDTPACVVSLSGNQAVRLPLMECVQVTKDVTTAMAEGRFEEAVKLRGKSFENNWNTYKMLAHVHLPKVKSNINIAILNVGAPCAGMNAAVRSAVRIGILQGHQMLAVHDSFDGLAHGMIEPIGWSDVGGWTGKGGSMLGTKRSLPNEFMEEISLSITKFNIHSLIIIGGFEAFVGGLQLVQAREKYEELCIPLVVVPATVSNNVPGTDFSIGADTALNTITMTCDRIKQSAAGTKRRVFIVETMGGYCGYLATMAGLASGADAAYIYEEPFNIHDLEVNVEHLVEKMKTTVKRGLILRNEKCNANYTTDFIFNLYSEEGKGVFDCRKNVLGHMQQGGTPSPFDRNFGTKMGLKSVLWLTDKLKECYRHGRIFANSPDTACILGMKKRSMVFQPLSEAKECTDFEHRIPTEQWWLKLRPILKILAKYKINLDTSEKTEIEHIVKTRGHVPK; encoded by the exons ATGGCACAGACGCAGCCCGTGGACCCCACCAAGATGGGGGTGGGCCGGGCCATTGCGGTGCTGACCTCCGGAGGGGACGCTCAGG GTATGAACGCCGCGGTGAGGGCCACTGTTCGAGTGGGCCTCTACACTGGGGCTAAGGTCTACTTCGTCCATGAG GGTTACCAGGGTCTGGTGGACGGAGGAGACAACATCCGCCCTGCGACGTGGGAGAGTGTGTCCATGATGCTGCAGCTG GGCGGGACTGTGATTGGGAGCGCGCGCTGTCAGGACTTTCGCACCAAAGAGGGGCGCACTCGAGCCGCCTGTAACTTGGTCAAACTGGGCATCACCAACCTGTGTGTGATCGGAGGAGACGGCAGTTTGACCGGAGCAAACCAGTTCAGGACCGAGTGGGCGGAGCTACTGCAGGACCTGCTCAAGGCCG GTAAGATCACGGCTCAGGAGGCGAAGTCGTCCTCTCACCTGAACATCGTGGGGATGGTGGGCTCCATCGACAACGACTTCTGTGGCACCGACATGACCATCGGCACAGACTCAGCTCTGCACCGCATCATCGAGATCGTCGACGCCATCACCACCACGGCGCAGAG TCACCAGAGAACCTTCATCCTGGAGGTGATGGGGCGACACTGTGG ATACTTGGCGTTGGTCACGGCTCTGTCCTGTGGAGCCGACTGGGTCTTTATCCCCGAGATGCCTCCTGACAACGGCTGGGAGGAGCATCTCTGTAGACGCCTCAGTGAT CAAAGGGGGCGTGGCTCCCGTTTGAACATCATCATTGTGGCTGAAGGAGCGATGGACCTCAAAGGAAAACCCATCACCTGTGACCAGATCAAAAAG TTGGTCTCTGAGAAAATGGGCTTCGACACTCGCAGCACCATCCTGGGTCACGTGCAGAGAGGAGGAACGCCCTCGGCCTTCGACAGGATCCTG GCGAGCCGTATGGGGGTGGAGGCGGTCATGGCTCTGCTGGAGGCCACCCCCGACACCCCCGCCTGTGTGGTGTCTCTGTCGGGGAACCAGGCCGTGAGACTGCCCCTCATGGAGTGCGTACAAGTG ACCAAAGACGTGACCACAGCGATGGCGGAGGGGAGGTTTGAAGAGGCCGTGAAGCTCAGGGGAAA GAGTTTTGAGAATAACTGGAACACCTACAAAATGCTGGCTCATGTCCACCTCCCCAAAGTGAAG AGTAACATAAACATTGCGATTCTGAACGTGGGCGCCCCCTGTGCTGGGATGAACGCCGCCGTGCGCTCGGCCGTGAGGATCGGCATTCTGCAGGGACATCAGATGTTAGCGGTGCACGACAGCTTCGATGGACTGGCTCACGGCATG ATTGAGCCCATTGGTTGGAGTGATGTTGGAGGGTGGACTGGAAAAGGTGGATCCATGTTGGGGACTAAGAG ATCTCTCCCAAATGAATTCATGGAGGAAATCAGTCTGAGCATCACCAAGTTCAACATCCACAGCCTGATCATCATTGGAGGATTTGAg GCGTTTGTGGGCGGTCTGCAGTTGGTCCAGGCCCGGGAGAAGTATGAGGAGCTGTGTATTCCTCTGGTGGTGGTTCCGGCCACAGTCTCCAACAACGTCCCAGGAACTGACTTCAGCATCGGAGCGGACACTGCCCTCAACACCATCACCATG ACCTGTGACAGGATCAAGCAGTCTGCAGCGGGCACCAAGAGGAGAGTGTTCATAGTGGAGACGATGGGGGGATACTGCGGTTATCTGGCAACCATGGCTGGGCTGGCCTCTGGGGCTGATGCTGCTTATATCTATGAGGAGCCATTCAACATCCATGATCTGGAG GTAAACGTGGAGCATCTGGTGGAGAAGATGAAGACCACAGTAAAGAGAGGACTCATTTTGAG aaatgaaaaatgcaacGCCAACTACACAACAGACTTCATTTTTAACCTGTATTCGGAGGAGGGGAAGGGAGTGTTTGACTGCAGGAAGAATGTCCTGGGACACATGCAACAG GGAGGGACACCCAGCCCGTTTGACAGGAACTTTGGCACAAAAATGGGACTCAAGTCTGTGCTTTGGTTGACTGATAAACTGAAGGAGTGCTACAGACACG GTCGGATTTTTGCCAATTCTCCCGACACAGCCTGTATTCTGGGAATGAAGAAGAGATCCATGGTTTTCCAGCCTCTTTCAGAAGCCAAAGAATGCACTGACTTTGA GCATCGCATCCCGACCGAACAGTGGTGGCTGAAGCTGAGGCCGATCCTGAAGATTCTGGCCAAATACAAGATCAACCTGGACACGTCAGAGAAGACTGAGATAGAGCACATCGTCAAAACCAGAGGGCATGTGCCCAAATAA